In Phaseolus vulgaris cultivar G19833 chromosome 3, P. vulgaris v2.0, whole genome shotgun sequence, the sequence CGATGGTGCGATTTGCAGTCTTCAGTGCTTCATTCACAACCGAAGTCAACTGTGGGGACTCCTGCATATATTGCTCCAGAAGTATTGCTGAAACAAGAGTATGATGGCAAGGTAGAGAATTTACTGTTTTATTTCGtggtatttttctttttgcatAGTAGATCCATTACTGTCACAATCAAATGAACATTTTGTTGTTAACTTGTCATCTTTTATGAGCTGGGTAATTCTTGACTAAAGCAATGCTATTGTCTAGTTTTTTCACCCAAACCAAAGGTCATTTTGGTCTGCACTGCAAAAATAAAGGCCACTATAGTTTTTTTGGTTGCTGTTTCTCACCTAATTTGGGACTCTGTGGCACTACCTGAAAATCTTAACTTGGCAAGGAAATGTGCAGACACTTCAAAATTATAGTCAGTTAAATGTCGAACATGTCTCAGATACTTAAAGTACCTTTATCATCTCGCATTTTGCAAATTGccacttttaaaatatttatatatcacAATAGTtagataaattatatatttttttttctctacaatGACTCACGCTGATTTTTGAATATATCGGTTTACTCTCAATTTAAGATTTGTGTTGTATGCTAATTTTATATGTCGTGTAATAGTTGGATTATTTCCTATTAATGTTAAATTTGTTGTATCCTTGCATCCCTTGTCGAATCTGTACTTTCGATTTTCTCAGTGACAATTTACAGTTCACAGTATTGCCCTGCATGTCTACTATTATTAAGAGAATAGGATGTGATTTTCATTGACGTCTTTTTGTGCTAAGTACTCAAGGAACTGTTTATTTCTAAGGCACAAAATGGAGGGAGTGGATTTTGCCCCCTCATTGTGTAAAAGGattctattttctattttttcagtACGGCAATAAGAAATATAAAGTTCTGTATGCAATTAAATCATAAATCTAGTTGAGATCATTACCACATAACTTCACCCTTATTTCATTTGTAgtcaatcatttttttttaattaacattGAGTTCAAACTTACACAAATGTAGCTTCACTTTCAAGTTTGGTTTGATGTGTTTTTGTCTGCAATATCCACATCTTAACAATTGTACTAACTCACCATCTACTAATGAGTGAACTGTTAGAGATATGATTTGATTGTGTTAGAGATGTGATTTGACAGGAACATCTTACCAAATATTTTCCATCATTAAATATCGATTTATTTCCTTATTATTCTATCTCCTTCATTAAACAAGAATACTCAATGTGcatacaaaatacaaaatttattatattcctTCTCGGTTTCTTCCTCTTCAACATTGTACCAGAGAAGTACCCTCCTTCAGGACATGTTTTGTCTTAATCCTTTCACGCACTTTCAATATCATTAGACTAGTGCAAGTATGAAGTTGGTTTAAACATCAAAGATTTTGTTTTAAACTTAACTAGTTTGCATTTGGAATAGTATCTTAATGGGTTGCTTCTGTTATGTTCTCTTGCATTTATAATTAGCTTGCAGATGTCTGGTCGTGTGGAGTGACCCTATACGTGATGCTAGTGGGAGCATATCCTTTTGAAGACCCTAATGAACCAAAGGACTTCCGGAAGACAATTCAGGTATATATCAGATCTTTAGATATGTGCTCATTTTCTGATTGCTTGAGTGCAACCTGTGATTGCTGCCTGCTTCTTTGCAGAGAATTCTTAGTGTCCAATATGCCATTCCTGACTGTGTTCAAATATCTCAAGAGTGTCGCCACCTTATCTCAAGGATTTTTGTTTTTGACCCAGCCGAGGTAATTTCTATCTCCAACAACTGACCTATCGTAGATAATTTTGTTCTTTAGATTAATTGTCACACTATTATGTGTGAGCTCAAACAATTTCACTTGTGTCACTTTAAAGGGATTTTTAGCATTTGAATGTTTTTGACGTAATTGTCGGGCATTTTCCTTCTCCTATgatgttttattcaatttattccaatgtattactttttttttcattttgtataGGTCCTGACGTGATTGTATATCTATCATAATATAGGAATATACTGCAACCTATCAAGCATTAAATGTGATCATACAGGCAAAATGTTGAATGTGTTTTGATTTAGTTGGGTCTGCTGACTGTAAAATATAGGAATTTATCTTCAATCTAAATCATTTGTTTGAATCTCATGTCTTTGAATATTTACGTGACAGAGAATCACCATGTCTGAAATCTGGAACCATGAATGGTTTCTAAAGAATCTCCCTGCGGACCTGATGGATGAGAAGATAATGAGTAATCAATTTGAAGAGCCAGACCAGCCCATGCAGAGCGTTGATACGATCATGCAGATAATTTCAGAAGCTACCGTACCAGCAGCTGGGACCTATACTTTTGACCAATTAATGGCGGAGCAAATTTATGACTTAGAATCTGAATCTGATGCTGAATCTGAGCTTGATATAGATAGCAGTGGGGAGATAGTGTATGCCATATAGTTTGATCTTGGTTTGGCTTGACTTGGCTTGAAAGACAGCATATTAAATGGAGGGCATCTGAATATTGTGCTTGGCATTTTCAGCATCAAGAAAAGAAGTATGTGGTGCCCGCATTTTCTGTAGATTAGCCTGGACAATACAAACTCCATCATGTTAATATTTATGTATTCAGTGTCGGTCGCTGGGGAAGAAATGATTGTTACCCTTTCCCCACTTCCAGGGAAATGCTTGCTTTATATACATATTATTTACATATTAGCCTTTTCGTTGTTTCCCAGCTAGTTAAATTGGCTAATGGGTGAATCATGTTTCATGCCCTTGCTTTATATACACACACCATTCCATGTAAACAGTTCTTTTTTCAGTAGTTTACTAGTTTCTGTACTTCATCACTACTCTACAATTAAATACtcgtaaaaaaaatagttactttTGTGGTGGATTAAAAGGTGCCTTGATAAATGGAGTGTTTTTATTTCTGCACCCAATTCCATTTATTTTGgaacaagtttttcaaaatgtattctgaaatataaaaaaaggttttgtagaatatattttataacaaatGGAGGTGATGTAAGTAGTCGGTGTTGGAAGAAACATCTTCCAAACTAAATGTAGAGGTGTAGTAACTTTTTTGAAAGATAGACTACTATATTTAGTATTTGAAAGAgttgaataatttaatattttaagaaaaataaggaaatatattaaataaattatattattattattattgttgttgtttaatTTTGATCATATTGGGTTAGATTGAGTTGGTTTTAGTTCAGTATGCAAAGACCTTTATTCAAATTGGAAGTAATTGAATTTCGTTAAGTTCGATTTAGTGAAAAAAATGTAAcccaaattattttaattggaTTAGAATAACTCGttgaattatttaatttaatgaaaatcTGTAGATAAATGCGtgtaaaagataattttttatcatatgTATTGTTTGTGGATAATAAAATAAGAGAACGCAAAACATAATGCAAGTTTTTTGAATgctatttattttaacatatttttattaataatttgaagaagataattaaataattattataataataatagtattaaaatGACAATATTAATCATGATAATAATGATGGGGTTATTAATAGtagtaatgataataataataataataataataataatatacttGTAATAAATGATATTGTGGtaacaattataatattatGGTGATTAAAAATAAGTTAGAAGTAGTGacaatgaatattttattgtgTTGACTAGGatgatgaatattttttatttgagataAATAAAGTTGTGGCATAATTTGctgaataaattaataaaaaggcAGTTTTATTCTGTTTGCATATTGTTTCTTCATGTGATTTGATGTTCTTTTATTGAACGTTGGGAGTGTTCAAATTcaacagaataaaaaataaaaatagataaaaagtTGAAGCAAAACATTTTATTGGACTTGATTAGATTACTTTTTGTTAAATCAAACTGTTTAGTTTTATTTAGTGTTGGTGTATAGGAATCCAACCAAACtggaatataaaattatattgtaattGTTTGGCATTTTTCATGTTTGCATAAGATTATTATGAACCATAATAATACCTGTTATTATTTTTAGGTTAGATATTGAGTATTTAAAAGTTTACACTgtcttttaattaattatttaaaaggttcaaattaaaaattagcaTCTAAGGTATGacttattttttatcttaattttttataagtattttaattaataaattagtttaCCGATATTACATGTTAAGTTACACATAGTCAGTGTCACCTGTAATGTTAAAGTAAAATTAATGTGTTACTTAATGTTCTATGTTATCAGACTATGTCACAAAAACCAACttcaaaaacaaatattattttgaagaactaatttttaattttaactttaatagaTAGGTAAAAAACAGAAATATATATACACTCAAGAAGTCTATTTCGtctcatttttaatattttttattaatcttctttctttcttatatttttactttttttcttcatcttgAAACCTTTCATgttgttgaaattaaaaattagtatCACAAAATAACATTTGTCTTTCATATTATAACAGAATCAATTAATATACTGATTTAACACATCAAGTAACACATCAACTATCACTTTAACATAAGAGATGACTTGTCACTTAACATGTCatagttataaataaattatgttaattaaCATGTCATATTTGTAAACAAACTCCGTTAATTagcattataaaatattaacataaaagacatattttattttgaaatactaatttttaattttaatgtttttaagatcgattcaaaagatagtttacACTTTCAAGTAATGACATTTAGTCgtgttttattttgtattttatcaCGTGGAGAAGTcattactcttttttttcttatcactTTGCTTCTTTATGTTAGTttctaatagtttttttttttacaatggGAAATAAATCGATTAGAGTAGTATGCATGCAtttctttgttatttttattattatttgataacatgactgttggagatcccacatcgactagagataaggacatctcattgtatataagtgggtgcaaacctcacctcatgagccggttttatggggttgagttagacttaaagtccattccgtaatatggtatcagagacATTTCAAGCCTATTGTGTCACGGTTACATTAAATATTGAATAAAGgatatatgaaaaatatggtAACATTTTACAAATCTGAATAACATCTTTATAAATTGGGTAACACCCTTATAAATAAAATAGGGTCCTATAAATCCAAATAAGATTCCTATAATTTTGGAAACTATGAAATAAATAAGCTAATACATTATATTAAAGATATGCGTCAAATACGATGAGATAACCTTCTACTAAACATTATACATAAGTCTTATATACAAAACGCTTCTATCAATACATTATACACTTATATACAAAGTATTTACTTAATTATCGGATAATTTTTTACACTCCTATATTTTCGTATGTTTGGATGAACATGTTACAGGTAATAAATATGAATCTTTCCACTTTTATATATCAACACAGTTATTATTCCTTTTTCCTATTTATATAGTTTACTTTTGTGAGCGTAAATATTTGATGATTACGCATGATATCTTATGTTTTTGTTCGTACCAGGTAAATTTGGGGAAAATATCTTGTTTCTCACTGTGTCCAAAACTTCTAGTTTGAAGACAATTGTGCAGTCGCTGTTTCTTCAACACTACAGGTTTGTCATTCCACACTTGAAAATTTCGTCGGAGGAGATTATGAAAAGTCCCATGATGTTGGTCATGTTTGGCCTAACTCAGAATCCCTCATCGAGGCATTTTGGTGACTTCTCGATTTAATGTTGAAGGATTTGAAGCTTCATGCCGCATGGAGCCTCTTTGTTTTGAAGACTCGGTTAGCTTCTTTTTCCTACATTTTCATACTAAACAAAACATTAATCTTTTCAATGCTGGAAtgcaatataaaatatttaatatttattcatcCATTTTTATTCTCTtgaaagaataaataaagaaGCATGTAAAGAAGGTGAATATGACTCTTCATGAAGCTCTAAGAACAAACTTTTTGGATACTATTTCAAAGTATGAAGTCATAttcttaaaaacataaaaaatgaaaaataattggATACTTTTCAGATCTTTTACTGGAAGTATCTCAAAAGTATCTTAAAATGGTTAAATAGAAAACATAAGATACATTTTGCACATGTATTTAGAAGTATTTGAATAGGAATGGTATCTGACATGAGTATGATTAGGGAGAGTACAAAAACATGACTAGAAGGAGTATTCCACTTTCAGGAAATATAGCATGAAAAACTCCTTCATGACACAAATTTGTAACTAAACAAGAATCAAAAAGAGATTAACCTTGTGCTTACTTCTCCCAATCTTTTGCCAAATTCAGCAGCACAACAGACTGATTTTCCTGTAAGAAAAGTAAGAAGAAATACATGTAACACTCATCGATGTGGATAGAGATTATACAGAAAACATACACAATATTCTTCCGATTTATGATAAGTATTGAATACTAATAATGCAACAAGCTAGTGATAGCTATGAAAGAACTATACTCTTCTATTACTTTCCATAAGGGCTAGCGATGGTCCACTGCATTCCAGTGCTTGCAAGCAAAGAATCTCAAGGACAACGATTGTTATACTTACGCCACAATCAGCAAAAAAATTTGAGGAGCATAACTTGGATTTGTGTAACTCACATATTGAAATCACCAATGTTTTATAATCTGACATTCGAAATTCAAATTTCCCAACAAGAGCTTCTCTCTGCACGTGGATCTGGAGTGCCCTTTCTGTTTCAAAGCGATGAAGATGCAGGTT encodes:
- the LOC137808326 gene encoding serine/threonine-protein kinase SRK2D isoform X2 codes for the protein MEYASGGELFERICNAGRFTEDEARFFFQQLISGVSYCHAMQVCHRDLKLENTLLDGSPAPRLKICDFGYSKSSVLHSQPKSTVGTPAYIAPEVLLKQEYDGKLADVWSCGVTLYVMLVGAYPFEDPNEPKDFRKTIQRILSVQYAIPDCVQISQECRHLISRIFVFDPAERITMSEIWNHEWFLKNLPADLMDEKIMSNQFEEPDQPMQSVDTIMQIISEATVPAAGTYTFDQLMAEQIYDLESESDAESELDIDSSGEIVYAI
- the LOC137808326 gene encoding serine/threonine-protein kinase SRK2I isoform X1, which encodes MDRAALTVGPGMDMPIMHDSDRYDLVRDIGAGNFGVARLMQDKQTKELVAVKYIERGDKIDENVKREIINHRSLRHPNIVRFKEVILTPTHLAIVMEYASGGELFERICNAGRFTEDEARFFFQQLISGVSYCHAMQVCHRDLKLENTLLDGSPAPRLKICDFGYSKSSVLHSQPKSTVGTPAYIAPEVLLKQEYDGKLADVWSCGVTLYVMLVGAYPFEDPNEPKDFRKTIQRILSVQYAIPDCVQISQECRHLISRIFVFDPAERITMSEIWNHEWFLKNLPADLMDEKIMSNQFEEPDQPMQSVDTIMQIISEATVPAAGTYTFDQLMAEQIYDLESESDAESELDIDSSGEIVYAI